In one Nicotiana sylvestris chromosome 8, ASM39365v2, whole genome shotgun sequence genomic region, the following are encoded:
- the LOC104245244 gene encoding group 2 truncated hemoglobin 3-2 produces the protein MQSLQEKASEWSGVDPNDAFAIDETNLFEKLGLQTFINLSTNFYNRVYDDEEEWFRSIFSNSSKEDAIRNQYEFFVQRMGGPPLYSQRKGHPALIGRHRPFPVTHKAAERWLHHMQQALDSVTDIDEDSKIKMMNFFRHTAFFLVAGDELKNPNQGVACKHATNKPAAA, from the exons ATGCAATCTCTACAGGAAAAGGCTTCCGAATGGAGTGGGGTTGACCCGAATGATGCATTCGCCATTGATGAAACCAATCTCTTTGAAAAGCTTGGCCTTCAGACTTTCATCAATTTATCTACCAATTTCTATAACAG GGTCTATGATGATGAGGAAGAGTGGTTTCGTTCAATTTTCTCTAATTCAAGTAAAGAAGATGCCATTAGGAATCAATATGAGTTCTTTGTACAAAGAATGGGAGGGCCTCCTTTGTACTCACAGAGAAAAG GCCATCCAGCATTGATTGGTCGCCACCGCCCATTTCCAGTCACTCATAAGGCTGCAGAAAGATGGTTACACCATATGCAACAAGCACTAGATAGTGTTACAGACATTGATGAAgattccaaaattaaaatgatgAACTTTTTCAG GCACACAGCATTCTTTCTGGTAGCTGGAGATGAGTTGAAGAATCCAAACCAGGGTGTTGCATGCAAGCATGCTACCAACAAGCCAGCTGCAGCATAA